From Amycolatopsis sp. cg9, one genomic window encodes:
- a CDS encoding ABC-F family ATP-binding cassette domain-containing protein produces MSEIVLSGLSFSWPDDTPVFDRLSATFPGGRTGLVAPNGSGKTTLLKLVAGVLRPSAGSAVADGVLGYLPQDLPLSGEPSVAEVLGVAPILRAITAVEAGDAAEAHFTTIGTEWDIEERTRAQLDRLGLDVALDRSLGTLSGGQIVSLGLAAQLLKRPDVLLLDEPTNNLDLDARRKLYAVLDDWPGCLLVVSHDRALLDRVDRIAELDRGEIRFHGGNFTSYETAVRAAREVAEKNIRSAEQEVKREKRELQQARERAARRASTASRNLGNAGLPKIFAGTMKRNAQESAGKADGTHTARVGAAKAKLDQAERELRTEQKISLELPQTVVPAGRTLFAGEGLRVRDLFGDGVDLAIRGPERIALTGPNGAGKSTLLRILRGDLEPDGGAVSRADGRIAFLSQRLDLLADDRSVAENLAAAAPALPTAQRMNLLARFLFRGSRVHLPVGALSGGERLRATLACVLFAEPAPQLLLLDEPTNNLDLVGTGQLESALAAFRGAFVVVSHDERFLDAIGVDRWLRLENGDLHG; encoded by the coding sequence CGGCCGCACCGGGCTCGTCGCCCCGAACGGCTCCGGCAAGACGACGCTGCTGAAGCTCGTCGCCGGGGTGCTGCGACCGTCGGCGGGCAGTGCCGTCGCCGACGGCGTCCTCGGCTACCTGCCGCAGGACCTGCCCCTGTCCGGCGAGCCGTCCGTCGCCGAAGTCCTCGGCGTCGCCCCGATCCTGCGGGCCATCACCGCCGTCGAAGCCGGCGACGCCGCCGAAGCGCACTTCACCACCATCGGCACCGAGTGGGACATCGAGGAACGCACCCGCGCCCAGCTCGACCGGCTCGGCCTCGACGTCGCCCTCGACCGGTCGCTGGGCACGCTGTCCGGCGGCCAGATCGTCTCGCTGGGACTGGCCGCGCAGCTGCTGAAACGACCGGACGTGCTGCTGCTGGACGAACCCACGAACAACCTGGACCTCGACGCCCGCCGCAAGCTCTACGCCGTGCTCGACGACTGGCCCGGCTGCCTGCTCGTGGTCAGCCACGACCGCGCGCTGCTCGACCGGGTGGACCGGATCGCCGAGCTCGACCGCGGCGAAATCCGGTTCCACGGCGGGAACTTCACGTCGTACGAAACGGCCGTCCGAGCCGCGCGCGAGGTCGCGGAGAAGAACATCCGCAGTGCCGAACAGGAAGTCAAGCGCGAGAAGCGGGAGCTGCAGCAGGCGCGGGAGCGGGCCGCACGCCGGGCGAGCACCGCGTCGCGCAACCTCGGCAACGCCGGGCTGCCGAAGATCTTCGCCGGCACCATGAAGCGCAACGCCCAGGAGTCGGCGGGCAAGGCGGACGGCACGCACACCGCGCGCGTCGGCGCCGCGAAGGCCAAGCTCGACCAGGCCGAGCGCGAGCTGCGCACCGAGCAGAAGATCAGCCTGGAGCTTCCGCAGACGGTGGTGCCGGCGGGCCGGACGCTGTTCGCCGGCGAAGGCCTGCGCGTGCGGGACCTCTTCGGCGACGGCGTCGACCTGGCGATCCGCGGCCCCGAGCGGATCGCGCTCACCGGTCCCAACGGCGCCGGGAAGTCCACGCTGCTGCGGATCCTGCGCGGCGACCTCGAGCCCGACGGCGGTGCGGTGTCCCGCGCCGACGGCCGGATCGCGTTCCTCTCCCAGCGGCTGGACCTCTTGGCCGACGACCGTTCGGTGGCCGAGAACCTGGCCGCGGCCGCGCCCGCGTTGCCGACGGCGCAGCGGATGAACCTGCTGGCGCGCTTCCTGTTCCGCGGCTCCCGCGTGCACCTGCCGGTCGGCGCGCTGTCCGGCGGGGAACGGCTGCGCGCCACGCTGGCCTGCGTCCTGTTCGCCGAACCGGCGCCGCAGCTGCTGCTGCTCGACGAACCGACGAACAACCTCGACCTGGTCGGCACCGGGCAGCTGGAGAGCGCGCTGGCGGCGTTCCGCGGCGCGTTCGTCGTCGTCAGCCACGACGAACGGTTCCTCGACGCGATCGGCGTCGACCGGTGGCTGCGGCTGGAAAACGGTGACTTACACGGGTGA
- a CDS encoding organic hydroperoxide resistance protein: MSEVTYTAVATSTAEGRNGGRATSDDGALDVTLAVPKAFGGAGDGTNPEQLFAAGWASCFVGAVRRVASVKKVPLNDLAVVAEVTLHHDTEAGEFRLSAVLHLEATGIDQATADELVNGAHQVCPYSKATRGNIEVTLDATVA; this comes from the coding sequence ATGTCCGAAGTGACCTACACCGCCGTCGCCACCTCCACCGCGGAGGGCCGCAACGGCGGCCGCGCGACCTCCGACGACGGCGCGCTCGACGTCACCCTCGCCGTCCCGAAGGCCTTCGGCGGCGCGGGCGACGGCACCAACCCGGAGCAGCTGTTCGCGGCGGGCTGGGCGTCCTGCTTCGTCGGCGCGGTGCGCCGGGTCGCGAGCGTGAAGAAGGTGCCGCTGAACGACCTCGCCGTGGTCGCGGAGGTCACCCTCCACCACGACACGGAGGCGGGCGAGTTCCGGCTCAGCGCCGTGCTGCACCTGGAGGCGACCGGCATCGACCAGGCCACCGCGGACGAGCTCGTCAACGGCGCGCACCAGGTGTGCCCGTACTCGAAGGCGACGCGCGGCAACATCGAGGTCACCCTGGACGCGACGGTCGCGTGA
- a CDS encoding alpha/beta fold hydrolase: MISRRRFGQAFAAGLAATSLAACSSAAAPAASTAPDLRAGSGEHTSLGEVKHVDAGVLSMAYFESGPATGQPVVLLHGWPYDPYSYVDVAPILAAAGYRVIIPFLRGYGPTVFKSASTVRNGQQAAVALDVVALMDALKIDKAVLGGYDWGARTVDIIAALFPDRCKAVVAVSGYIVTNLVANQKPLAPQAELGWWYQYYFATERGRAGYAANRHDFNKLIWKTASPAWHFDDATYDRSAAAFDNPDHVAIVVHNYRWRLSLAPGEPQYDTYEQKLATGPAIAVPAITIGSDFDAAAKDGKAYRAKFTGKYEHRVLDGIGHNVPQEAPKPFAQAIVDADHL; the protein is encoded by the coding sequence ATGATCAGCAGGAGAAGGTTCGGGCAGGCGTTCGCGGCGGGACTGGCGGCGACCTCCTTGGCGGCCTGCTCGTCCGCGGCCGCTCCCGCCGCGTCCACGGCCCCTGACCTGCGGGCCGGGTCCGGCGAGCACACCTCGCTCGGCGAGGTGAAGCACGTCGACGCCGGGGTCCTGAGCATGGCCTACTTCGAGTCCGGCCCGGCGACCGGGCAGCCGGTCGTCCTGCTGCACGGCTGGCCGTACGACCCGTACAGCTACGTCGACGTCGCGCCGATCCTGGCCGCCGCCGGCTACCGGGTGATCATCCCGTTCCTGCGCGGCTACGGGCCCACGGTGTTCAAGTCCGCGTCGACCGTCCGCAACGGGCAGCAGGCGGCGGTCGCGCTCGACGTCGTCGCGCTGATGGACGCGCTCAAGATCGACAAGGCCGTCCTGGGCGGCTACGACTGGGGTGCCCGGACGGTCGACATCATCGCGGCGCTGTTCCCCGACCGCTGCAAGGCGGTCGTCGCGGTGAGCGGGTACATCGTGACGAACCTGGTGGCCAACCAGAAACCCCTGGCGCCGCAGGCGGAACTCGGCTGGTGGTACCAGTACTACTTCGCCACCGAGCGCGGCCGCGCGGGCTACGCGGCGAACCGCCACGACTTCAACAAGCTGATCTGGAAGACGGCGTCGCCGGCCTGGCACTTCGACGACGCGACGTACGACCGCAGCGCGGCGGCGTTCGACAACCCGGACCACGTCGCCATCGTGGTCCACAACTACCGCTGGCGCCTGAGCCTCGCCCCGGGCGAGCCGCAGTACGACACCTACGAGCAGAAGCTGGCCACCGGCCCGGCCATCGCGGTCCCGGCGATCACGATCGGCAGCGACTTCGACGCGGCGGCCAAGGACGGCAAGGCGTACCGGGCGAAGTTCACCGGGAAGTACGAGCACCGGGTCCTCGACGGGATCGGCCACAACGTGCCGCAGGAAGCCCCGAAGCCCTTCGCCCAGGCCATTGTGGACGCCGACCACCTGTGA